A stretch of DNA from Streptomyces rubradiris:
GCCGTCACCATGAACGACGGCGTCGCGATCTGTATCGACTGCGACCCGCGCGCCATCGAGCGCCGCATCGAGCACCGCTACCTCGACGTCCGGGCCGACTCCCTCGACCACGCCCTCCAGCTCGCCACCGAGGCCCGCGACCAGCGCAAGCCGCTGTCCATCGGCGTCCTCGGCAACGCGGCCGACCTGGTCCCCCAGCTGCTCGCCAGGAACGCGCCGATCGACATCGTCACCGACCAGACCTCCGCCCACGACCCGCTGGCGTACCTCCCGGTCGGCGTGGCCTTCGAGGACATGGCCGCCGAGGCGGCGAAGGACCCGGCCGGCTTCACCACCCGCGCCCGCGAGTCCATGGCCCGGCACGTGGAGGCCATGGTCGGCTTCCTGGACGCCGGCGCCGAGGTCTTCGACTACGGCAACTCCATCCGGGGCGAGGCCAAGCTCGCCGGCTACGAGCGGGCGTTCGCCTTCCCCGGCTTCGTCCCCGCCTACATCCGCCCGCTGTTCTGCGAGGGCAAGGGCCCCTTCCGCTGGGCCGCGCTGTCCGGCGACCCGGCCGACATCGCCAAGACCGACAAGGCGATCCTGGACCTGTTCCCGGAGAACGAGTCCCTGGCCCGCTGGATCAGGATGGCCGGCGAACGGGTGCACTTCCAGGGCCTGCCCGCGCGCATCTGCTGGCTCGGCTACGGCGAGCGGGACAAGGCGGGCGAGCGGTTCAACGACATGGTCGCGAGCGGGGAGCTGGCCGCGCCGCTGGCCATCGGCCGGGACCACCTGGACTGCGGGTCGGTCGCCTCGCCGTACCGCGAGACCGAGGCCATGCTCGACGGCTCCGACGCGATCGCCGACTGGCCGCTGCTGAACGCCATGGTCAACGTGGCCTCGGGCGCGTCGTGGGTGTCCATCCACCACGGCGGCGGCGTGGGGATGGGGCGCTCGATCCACGCCGGCCAGGTGACGGTGGCCGACGGCACGAAGCTGGGCGGCGAGAAGATCCGGCGCGTGCTCACCAACGACCCCGGCATGGGCGTCATCCGGCACGTGGACGCCGGGTACGACATCGCCGAGTCCGTCGCGGGGGAGCGGGGGGTCCGGGTGCCGATGCGTGAGGGTGACGAGGCGTGACGACGGGTCAGGGCGGGCACGGAGTCCCGCCGGTGGAGGCCGGCCCCTCGTCGTCGTCCGGGGGTCCCGCCGTACCGGGTGGCGGCCCACGGCCCGCACACGGCGCCTCCTTCCACGAGATGTGGCGCGAACTGCTGCCCATCGGCCGGCACCCGGACACCGGCGGCTACCGGCGCCACGCCTGGACCGGGGCCGACGCCGAGTGCCGGGACTGGTTCCGGGAGCAGGCCGGGGCGCGCGGGCTGACCTACGAGGTCGACCGGAACGGCAACCAGTGGGCCTGGCTGGGGGACCCGGCCGCCGGGGACGCCGTCGTCACCGGCTCCCACCTGGACTCCGTACCGGACGGCGGGGCCTTCGACGGGCCCCTCGGCGTGGTCTCCTCCTTCGCCGCGCTGGACGAACTGCGCGGCCGGGGCGTGCCGTTCACCAAGCCGCTCGCCATCGTCAACTTCGGTGACGAGGAGGGGGCCCGGTTCGGGCTCGCCTGCGTCGGATCGCGGCTCACCGCCGGGCAGCTGACCGCCGAGCAGGCCCACCGGCTCACCGACGGCGACGGCGTCGGCCTGCCCCGGGCCATGGAGGCCGCCGGGTACGACCCCGAGGCCATCGGGCCCGACCCCGAACGGCTCGCCCGGATCGGCGCGTTCGTGGAGCTGCACGTCGAACAGGGGCGGGCGCTGGACCTGTCCGGTGACCGGGTGGGCGTCGCCAGCGCCATCTGGCCGCACGGACGCTGGCGGTTCGACTTCCGGGGCGAGGCCAACCACGCCGGCACCACCCGGCTGGCGGACCGCCGCGACCCCATGCTGTCGTACGCCCAGACCGTGCTCGCCGCCCGCCGCGAGGCCGAACTCGCCGGTGCCGTCGCCACCTTCGGCAAGATCGCGGTGGAACCCAACGGTGTCAACGCGATCCCCTCGCTGGTGCGCGGCTGGCTCGACTCCCGCGCCGCCGACCAGCAGACCCTGGACACGGTGGTGGACGGCGTCCAGAAGGCGGCCCGGGAGTACGCCGACGCCCACGGCGTCGATCTCGACGTCGTCCGGGAGTCCTTCACCCCGGTCGTCGAGTTCGACCACGCCCTGCGGGACGAACTCGCCCGGATTCTCGGCAAGGACACCGGTCTGACCGTGCCCGTCCTCGGGACCGGAGCGGGACACGACGCCGGAATCCTGTCCGGGAGCGTTCCGACCGCCATGCTGTTCGTGCGCAACCCCACCGGTGTCTCGCACTCCCCGGCAGAGTTCGCGGCCGAGGACGACTGCGTGGCCGGGGTGCGCGCGCTCGCCGACGTACTGGAAGGGCTGGCCTGCCGGTGACCAACGGAACCTACTGGCTGGAGCACGCCTGGCTCGGCGACCGAGTCGAGCCGGGCGTGGCCGTGGACGTGGCCGGCGGGCGCATCGGCGCCGTGCGCACGGACGTGGACACCCCGCCCCCGGGCGCCGAGGTGCTGCGCGGGCTCACCCTGCCGGGGCTCGCCAACGCCCACAGCCACGCCTTCCACCGGGCCCTGCGCGGCACGGTCCAGGTCGGCTCCGGGACCTTCTGGACCTGGCGCGAGGTGATGTACTCCGTCGCCGACCGGCTGACCCCGGACAGCTACCACGCCCTGGCCCGCGCGGTGTACGCCGAGATGGCCCTGGCCGGCATCACCTGCGTCGGCGAGTTCCACTACGTGCACCACGCCCCCGGCGGCACCCGCTACGCCGACCCCAACGCCATGGGCGAGGCGCTGATCCAGGCCGCCGCCGAGGCCGGCATCCGGATCACCCTCCTGGACACCTGCTACCTCTCCGCCGGCTTCGGCGAGCCGCCGGGCGCCCACCAGCTGCGCTTCTCCGACGGCAGCGCGGCGGACTGGGCCGAACGCTGTGCAGTTCTCAAGGAACGGGATCACGCGCGGATCGGAGCGGCCATCCACTCCGTACGGGCCGTGCCCGCAGGGCAGTTGGCGACCGTGGCCGAGTGGGCCCGGGAACGGCGGGCCCCGCTGCACGTGCACCTGTCGGAGCAGCCCGCCGAGAACGAGGCGTGCCTCGCCGCGCACGGCCGCACTCCCACCCGGCTGCTCGCCGACCACGGCGTCCTCGGGCCGCGCACCACCGGTGTGCACAACACCCACCTCACCGAGGAGGACATCGCCCTGCTCGGCGGCTCGGGCACCGGCACCTGCATGTGCCCCACCACCGAACGGGACCTGGCCGACGGCATCGGCCCGGCCGTCGCCCTGCAGCGGGCCGGCTCCCCGCTCTCCCTCGGCTCCGACAGCCACGCCGTGATCGACCTGCTCGAAGAGGCGCGCGCGATGGAGCTGAACGAGCGGCTGCGCAGCCGCACCCGGGGCCACTGGACGGCCGCCGCCCTGCTGCGGGCCGCCACCGCCGACGGCCACGCCGCCCTCGGCTGGGACGAGGCCGGCACCATCGAGCCCGGCGCGCTCGCCGACCTGACGACGATCGCCCTGGACTCGGTCAGGACGGCCGGGCCACCGCCCCGACTGGGCGCCGAGACGGCCGTATTCGCGGCGAGCGCGGCGGACGTCCGGCACACGGTCGTGGGGGGCCGGCAGATCGTGCGCGACGGGGCGCACACGCTCGTCCCCGATGTGCCGCAAGCCCTGGCGCGGGCCGTCGAAGCCCTCCGCGCCTGACGACCACCCACGAGGACACCATGAGCAGCAGCACCGTCATCACCAACATCGCCACGCTGGTCACCAACGACCCCTCCCTGGGTGACGGCTCCCCTCTCGGTCTGGTCCGGGACGCGGCCGTCGTCATCGACGGCGACCGGGTCGTGTGGACCGGTGAGTCAAGCAAAGCACCCGCCACTGACAACCGGGTCGACGCGGCCGGCCGGGCGGTGCTGCCGGGCTTCGTCGACTCCCACTCCCACCTGGTCTTCGCCGGTGACCGGACGCAGGAGTTCAACGCCCGCATGTCCGGCCGCCCCTACACCGCGGGCGGCATCCGCACCACGGTCGCGGCCACCCGCGCGGCGAGCGACGCGGAACTGGAGGCGAACCTCACCCGGTACCTCGCCGAGGCCCTGCGCCAGGGCACGACCACGCTCGAGACCAAGTCGGGCTACGGCCTCACGGTCGAGGACGAGGCCCGCGCCCTGCGCCTGGCCGCCCGGCACACCGAGGAGGTGACGTACCTCGGCGCGCACGTCGTCAGCCCCGATCACGCCGACGACCCGGCGGCCTATGTCGCCCTCGTCACCGGCGAGATGCTGGACGCCTGCGCGCCGCACGCCCGCTGGATCGACGTGTTCTGCGAGAAGGGCGCCTTCGACGGCGACCAGGCCCGTGCCGTCCTCACGGCGGGCAAGGCGAAGGGCCTGCACCCG
This window harbors:
- the hutI gene encoding imidazolonepropionase; this translates as MSSSTVITNIATLVTNDPSLGDGSPLGLVRDAAVVIDGDRVVWTGESSKAPATDNRVDAAGRAVLPGFVDSHSHLVFAGDRTQEFNARMSGRPYTAGGIRTTVAATRAASDAELEANLTRYLAEALRQGTTTLETKSGYGLTVEDEARALRLAARHTEEVTYLGAHVVSPDHADDPAAYVALVTGEMLDACAPHARWIDVFCEKGAFDGDQARAVLTAGKAKGLHPRVHANQLSYGPGVQLAVELDAASADHCTHLTDADVDALAHSRTVATLLPGAEFSTRAEWPDARRLLDAGVTVALSTDCNPGSSFTSSVPFCIALAVRDMGMTPDEAVWSATAGGAAALRRTDIGRIAPGARADLLLLDAPSHVHLAYRPGVPLVDAVWRAGVRVV
- a CDS encoding formimidoylglutamate deiminase translates to MTNGTYWLEHAWLGDRVEPGVAVDVAGGRIGAVRTDVDTPPPGAEVLRGLTLPGLANAHSHAFHRALRGTVQVGSGTFWTWREVMYSVADRLTPDSYHALARAVYAEMALAGITCVGEFHYVHHAPGGTRYADPNAMGEALIQAAAEAGIRITLLDTCYLSAGFGEPPGAHQLRFSDGSAADWAERCAVLKERDHARIGAAIHSVRAVPAGQLATVAEWARERRAPLHVHLSEQPAENEACLAAHGRTPTRLLADHGVLGPRTTGVHNTHLTEEDIALLGGSGTGTCMCPTTERDLADGIGPAVALQRAGSPLSLGSDSHAVIDLLEEARAMELNERLRSRTRGHWTAAALLRAATADGHAALGWDEAGTIEPGALADLTTIALDSVRTAGPPPRLGAETAVFAASAADVRHTVVGGRQIVRDGAHTLVPDVPQALARAVEALRA
- a CDS encoding allantoate amidohydrolase, which encodes MTTGQGGHGVPPVEAGPSSSSGGPAVPGGGPRPAHGASFHEMWRELLPIGRHPDTGGYRRHAWTGADAECRDWFREQAGARGLTYEVDRNGNQWAWLGDPAAGDAVVTGSHLDSVPDGGAFDGPLGVVSSFAALDELRGRGVPFTKPLAIVNFGDEEGARFGLACVGSRLTAGQLTAEQAHRLTDGDGVGLPRAMEAAGYDPEAIGPDPERLARIGAFVELHVEQGRALDLSGDRVGVASAIWPHGRWRFDFRGEANHAGTTRLADRRDPMLSYAQTVLAARREAELAGAVATFGKIAVEPNGVNAIPSLVRGWLDSRAADQQTLDTVVDGVQKAAREYADAHGVDLDVVRESFTPVVEFDHALRDELARILGKDTGLTVPVLGTGAGHDAGILSGSVPTAMLFVRNPTGVSHSPAEFAAEDDCVAGVRALADVLEGLACR
- the hutU gene encoding urocanate hydratase, with translation MSGPRPVRAPRGTELSALGWQQEAALRMLQNNLDPEVAEHPDKLVVYGGTGKAARDWRSFDAMVRTLKTLKQDETMLVQSGRPVGVMQTHEWAPRVLIANSNLVGDWANWEEFRRLEALGLTMYGQMTAGSWIYIGTQGILQGTYETFAAVAAKKFGGTLAGTITLTAGLGGMGGAQPLAVTMNDGVAICIDCDPRAIERRIEHRYLDVRADSLDHALQLATEARDQRKPLSIGVLGNAADLVPQLLARNAPIDIVTDQTSAHDPLAYLPVGVAFEDMAAEAAKDPAGFTTRARESMARHVEAMVGFLDAGAEVFDYGNSIRGEAKLAGYERAFAFPGFVPAYIRPLFCEGKGPFRWAALSGDPADIAKTDKAILDLFPENESLARWIRMAGERVHFQGLPARICWLGYGERDKAGERFNDMVASGELAAPLAIGRDHLDCGSVASPYRETEAMLDGSDAIADWPLLNAMVNVASGASWVSIHHGGGVGMGRSIHAGQVTVADGTKLGGEKIRRVLTNDPGMGVIRHVDAGYDIAESVAGERGVRVPMREGDEA